The genome window CGGTTCCAGTATTCGTGCCATTTATGCTAAGGAACTTGCATCGTCGGTGTCCGGCATTCGAATGCCATCCGTGCCGGGCGCGGCGGCAGCCAAATCGGGCCGGCAAATGCCGCGCACCATGGCAATTCGCCCGGTGCGCGCCAGTTCCAGAATGCCAAACGGACGCATCATTTCGATGAACG of Pirellulales bacterium contains these proteins:
- the ilvN gene encoding acetolactate synthase small subunit, encoding RATGGKRREIRELCDIFRGRIVDVAKDQVIVEISGQEKKIEAFIEMMRPFGILELARTGRIAMVRGICRPDLAAAAPGTDGIRMPDTDDASSLA